A single region of the Salmo trutta unplaced genomic scaffold, fSalTru1.1, whole genome shotgun sequence genome encodes:
- the LOC115184300 gene encoding serine/arginine repetitive matrix protein 1 — MSAKQRLDDDSLSSWKPEVGSAVRLLFDQRCSVERLASWFMQTTETQSLGIVKKTSSRNPYELLHYPRTASRGSAFPSPQTMRLRKHIKKFAKAVPKSPAQLRLAQERLRRGKELNARRRLFTARPASGGLRLRAPWRKVRALGTYRTTLLRVREKFLTWTLRAKQPNRLRYNQAIWRRSLVEVGNSPDQVCPSAQPREELTSSPHHHCLPASSETSQPCSPDQLTGLTKQQRLSSKAWSPETLKECCVFLKKINSPDTESTVEEEWDVCTVNLDDTYCPDETRQEERREEYDKAVKTERRKRRVPWKESSSSPQEVMVQEHNRVRAGNRCGKQKNSGKATSQSPTPPPTKATSQSPTPPPTKAMSQSPTPPPTKATSQSPTPPPTKATSQSPTPPTKATSQSPTPPPTKATSQSPTPPPTKVMRKSRGRGLTGPRWRDFILGT; from the exons ATGTCCGCCAAGCAGAGACTCGACGATGACTCTTTGTCCTCCTGGAAGCCAGAGGTTGGGTCGGCGGTGCGGCTGCTGTTTGACCAGCGCTGCAGCGTGGAGAGGCTGGCATCCTGGTTCATGCAGACCACTGAGACTCAGTCTCTGGGCATTGTGAAGAAGACCAGCTCCCGAAACCCCTATGAGCTCCTTCACTACCCCCGGACCGCCAGCAGGGGGAGCGCCTTTCCCAGCCCGCAGACCATGCGACTACGCAAACACATCAAGAAGTTTGCCAAAGCTGTGCCGAAGAGCCCCGCCCAGCTCCGTCTAGCCCAGGAACGGCTCCGACGTGGAAAAGAGCTGAATGCCAGGCGGCGTCTGTTCACTGCGAGGCCGGCGTCAGGCGGGCTGCGTCTCAGAGCTCCATGGAGGAAGGTCAGGGCCCTCGGGACGTACAGAACCACTCTGCTCAGAGTCAGAGAAAAGTTCCTTACCTGGACCCTCAGAGCCAAGCAGCCCAACAGGCTGAGGTACAACCAGGCGATCTGGAGGAGAAGCCTGGTGGAGGTAGGAAATTCACCTGACCAGGTCTGCCCTTCTGCTCAGCCCAGGGAGGAGCTCACCTCTTCTCCACATCACCACTGTCTACCTGCCTCCTCAGAGACCAGTCAGCCCTGCAGCCCCGACCAGCTGACAGGCCTCACCAAACAGCAGCGTCTCAGCTCTAAAGCCTGGAGTCCAGAGACTCTGAAGGAGTGTTGCGTGTTCCTCAAGAAGATCAACTCCCCCGACACAGAGTCCACCGTTGAGGAGGAGTGGGACGTCTGCACCGTCAATCTAGACGACACATACTGCCCCGACGAgaccagacaggaggagaggagggaagagtaCGACAAAGCTGTGAAAActgagagaaggaagaggagagttcCCTGGAAGGAGTCTAGCAGCTCGCCGCAGGAGGTGATGGTTCAGGAGCACAACCGGGTCCGAGCCGGGAACAGGTGCGGCAAACAGAAAAATTCAGGGAAAGCCACGAGCCAATCACCGACCCCGCCGCCAACGAAAGCAACGAGCCAATCACCGACCCCGCCTCCAACGAAAGCCATGAGCCAATCACCGACCCCGCCGCCAACGAAAGCCACGAGCCAATCACCGACCCCGCCGCCAACGAAAGCCACGAGCCAATCACCGACCCCGCCAACGAAAGCCACGAGCCAATCACCGACCCCGCCTCCAACGAAAGCCACGAGCCAATCACCGACCCCGCCGCCAACGAAAGTCATGAGAAAATCGCGTGGGAGGGGCCTGACCGGGCCGCGGTGGCGTGACTTTATACTGG GAACCTGA